The region tttctattttttaccAAATTAACGAATAAATTTGATCTATCTAGGGTTAGGAGGTGTGGATCCGGCGCAGAATTTTGACCGATCACAAATTTTCAAAAGATTAGGGTTTCGCACCTGTGTTCATTGCCGCCACTGCATATACATACAGCGATAGATACTAGTTTTGTCTTACACATGTTTCCAGTTTGAGGAGTTTTGACCGATTTGACGTATTTTTTGTGTCAATTGTCGTAATTTACGATTGAATGTGGTTATTGGAACTGTGATCGGGGGAGTAGTGTTCATTTGCTGTTGATTGTGAGTATTTTTCTTGTACATTGGAAAACAAAAGTTGTTGTTGGGGAAATTCTTGGGGGATTTGAAGAATGGATAAGAAGAAGGTTGTAGCTCCATTGGTCTGCCATGGGCATTCAAGACCCGTTGTTGATTTGTTCTATAGTCCGGTAACGCCTGATGGGTTCTTCCTTGTTAGTGCAAGCAAGGGTAATCACGCATACCTTTTGATGAAATATGTCGTTTGAATACATTGCTTCTACATTATGTGTGAATTTATCATATAGTTTGGTCAAAATGTTCAATAATGCTAGTATCCATCAAGATTGATCCCAATGTTGTTGCGTGGAAAGCACTTATGTGAGTATCAATcttaaaatgagaataagaacCCCTGTTGGATGCGTTTTGACTTTCCATCCATTGTTATTGACCTTTGTTCGAACGCTActggaaatgacagttttattCTCTTAGTGTGTTTTTGACTCTTGACTCAATGTATTGTTGCACAATATGAATTCTGAAAGTGTTTCTTGTTACAGTTTAAGAGTATTTATCCACTTGGaaacaatttctgttattttacttttttttctgcTCAAGTGTACTTCATGAGTTGTATGTTTGTTGATGTGATTAGTTGTCATGGAATACGTGTTTCTGATTTGTGAATTGAAATCACAGTATACCCTTTTGGTCAATTATTTTGTTATCCATTTATTTTCACCAGTTAAGCCTGTAAAGTAGAGCAACACCATGTTATTGATGATCTTGACATCGGCATGATCAAGTCTTCtatatagtatttttttctgGTGAACCATTGTCGTCTCTTGTTGAACCTGATCTGTTGTTTACGCTGTACTTTTAATTAGATGGAAAACATTCTTTTCATCTATAGGTTGAAATTATCATTTTGAATCTTTTACTAGTCTAGGAAACATATCCTAGAACAGCTTCTCTACTGGAGATTCATCTTTATCCTTGATGTGGCATTCATGCatttagaatttttaaaaagtatacTCAAGATTAATTTGAGGCGAAGAAGGGTCTTTAACAACTTAAAATATTTTAGATGAAGCTTTCATAAAGAACTAACCCACATTTCTCATCAATTTTTAGATTCGACACCAATGTTGAGAAATGGAGAGACAGGAGATTGGATTGGGACCTTTCAAGGACATAAAGGTGCAGTGTGGAGTTGTTGCCTCGATAAACAAGCAATGCGCGCTGCCTCTGCATCTGCTGATTTTTCTGCGTATGAGTTAAAGTTTTGATTATTTCTTTCCTTATAATCCAATTGAAATGTGTACTACTCTCAACATTCCGCTGTAAGCGGCCTGTATACCTATTTCGGCAGTCCCACTATAAGTGGTCTACTCCGAAAAACCAAACTTTATACACACAAAAAAGTTAGTCAACTTTATTAGACCCTACCACTttacacacaaaacacaacttTCGTATTCTACGTGCCCAACTCGTATGGGCCACTAATAGTGGgttggagggagtatatgttaagTGATGATATTTAAGTTTCATGAAAGAGCAGGTAGAGAATTATAAGCCTGATTCTATGATTGGCTGCAGGAAATTATGGGATGCATTAACTGGGGATGAACTGCACTCATTTGAGCACAAACACATTGCCCGTGCCTGTTCTTTCTCAGAGGTACTTTCTTTTACCTGTCTGTTTGCTTTCCTTCCTTTGTTTTGAAAACAGTATTACTTGTAAAGTGTCACATATTACAGTGGAgactttttttttggggtggatggTTTGGTTTTTGATCTTAGACCAATAGGTTGAAAAGATGATTTATCCATTTGCATGCTGCAATTGTCGAAAGAGTTTTTTCCTTTAGGTATTTCTGATGTGGGCATTTCTACGAGTCCTCAACTTGTTCATTTGAAATATAGGGaatatgtgtgtgtatgttaAATAATATCCAGAATCAGGATATGATTATGGATACAGGTGTATATGTAAATATAACATGCTCAAAGTTAGCAAAATCTCTCATGTGTCCCAAGTTTCTCATTCATGCAGATTGTGCTGATTGAATATTTCTTTATAAAATTGCAGGATTCCCACTTGCTTTTAACTGGGGGAATGGAAAAAGTTCTCCGCATCTTTGATCTAAATAGGCCTGATGCTCCTCCTAGGGAGATCGAAAAGTCTCCTGGTTCTGTAAGGACTATTTCATGGCTCCACAGTGATCAGACTATCTTAGGTTCCTGTACTGATATGGGTGGTGTGAGGTATGTGAACCATCAAGTCATTTGTTTGTTAGTGATTCTTGTAGAGTTTTGTGATGATTACTTTGAACTTGAGTTCTATATGATACTGTCAGGTACTGTCCGACCCTACTGGTCAGTGTCCAGTTTGTATGCAAAATCTAAAGAATTGAGTTCTGATTTCCTAATTGGGGCATAACACATTATTTATGTATTTCCCTACATTGCTAGTCAACTTGGtatatatttcactataaaCATTGCAAGTCTAATTTTGCAGATGCTAATTGTGTGGAGATAGTGCTCCGGATGcttattttgtttcatttatGTCACATTGTCCTAAAACATCAAATTGTCATACCCATAGGGTAATAATACCATCTAATATTACATTAGCTTCCTTTTAAATTTATCAAGTAGTTCAGCACCATTTTTCAAACTGTGGAATAGAACTGATTCTACCATTTTATGCACATGAGCTTGTTACATTCTTGTTCATTCATTCACTTCCCCTGAGGCTGCACCAAATTTTGTCTTTACCTTTTTGTCACATTACATGCTCCTTTGTCTGGCCTTTTCATGCTTTTGTGCTATCCTGTATATTTCTCTCGTTTTCATGTGTCTATCTTAAATCTTATGTTGATTTCTTACATATTTATAGTATCTAATATGTAAAGCACTTGCTGATAGGTTATGGGATGTGAGAACTGGAACAATTGTTCGGACTCTTGACACTAAGGCTTCTGTAACCAGTGCTGAAGTGAGTCAAGATGGCCGCTATATAACAACTGCTGATGGAACAAGTGTAAAGTTTTGGGATGCGAATCAGTATGTTTTGTTGGATTTTACAGCATTTGCCTAGTTGTCACgatgattattttttattgattttaacATTATAATAATGTACTGGACTTCTTTTAACAGCTTTGGGTTGGTAAAGAGTTATGAAATGCCATGCATTATAGAATCAGCTTCGATGGAACCAAAGTATGGCAACAAGTTCATTGCTGGTGGAGAAGACATGTGGGTTCACATGTTTGATTTCCACACAGGAGTTGAAATTGGTAACttccttttaattttgtgtatttttgAGCAGATACATTTTTGTTTTTGCTTCGTATCTTATCTCCACAATTACACTCTCCTCTCCTTCGCTATCATTTTTTCTTTGCCCACCCTTTCCCAGTTTTAGTAGCAATTTACATGCGTAATGTGCACTTAAGGAAATGCTTTCTTTGGCATTCAATGCATAAATGAGATATTCTGGAATGTTACAACTTCTTCTTAGACAAGCAGATTTTGGGGCAGGCTGCCACATGTATTATACGATTAGGCGCTATTCTTAGTTTTAGTAAGTAATTCCTGCTATTTTATTGTTTGGTGAGTTATATGACACTCATTTGGTCATGTCCAGGTTGCAACAAAGGCCACCATGGTCCGGTGCACTGTGTACGTTTCTCACCAGGTGGCGAATCTTATGCCTCGGGATCTGAAGATGGAACTATTAGGATATGGCAGACTGCTCCTCTGAACAACTCGGAGGAGGTAACATCTGGTTCCACTACACACAGGCCGAGTCTAAAAGTCGATCAAGTTACTCACCAGATCGAAAATGTCCAAATTGCTGAACACAACACGAATGATGTGAGTGATAAGCCAAGTAGCCAGAAGGAACCTGAGGCAGACTAGGTTAAAGATTTATATGTTTTCCTT is a window of Salvia splendens isolate huo1 chromosome 3, SspV2, whole genome shotgun sequence DNA encoding:
- the LOC121795070 gene encoding serine-threonine kinase receptor-associated protein-like translates to MDKKKVVAPLVCHGHSRPVVDLFYSPVTPDGFFLVSASKDSTPMLRNGETGDWIGTFQGHKGAVWSCCLDKQAMRAASASADFSAKLWDALTGDELHSFEHKHIARACSFSEDSHLLLTGGMEKVLRIFDLNRPDAPPREIEKSPGSVRTISWLHSDQTILGSCTDMGGVRLWDVRTGTIVRTLDTKASVTSAEVSQDGRYITTADGTSVKFWDANHFGLVKSYEMPCIIESASMEPKYGNKFIAGGEDMWVHMFDFHTGVEIGCNKGHHGPVHCVRFSPGGESYASGSEDGTIRIWQTAPLNNSEEVTSGSTTHRPSLKVDQVTHQIENVQIAEHNTNDVSDKPSSQKEPEAD